The following is a genomic window from Chryseobacterium ginsenosidimutans.
AATGCTTTGGTTAATTTGTCTAGCATTTCAGTTTTCCCAATATTAATTTCTTCTATACACTGGTATAATAAATAATTTCTCAGGATGAACTTTGGGTTTGCTTTTTTCATTACTTCTAATGATTCTTCTTTTGAAATTGTATTTTTCTCCAATCTTGAGTGGTAAGATTTAATAAAATCCTCAAGTATAGAAATGTCTTTTTCATTCAAAAAAGTATAAGAAACATTTTCGAATTGAGCTTTAAGATCGGTTTTGTCATCACGTTTTTCAAGTTGATTAAAAAATAAAGTATAATCAAGCTGAAGATCCTGCATAAGGCTCTGCCAATTGGTAAAAAACTTTTCGTCGCTTGGCAGCAATTGATCAAACCCAAATTTTTTACAAAGCATCTTATCATGAGATTCCCAGAAGTAACTTCCATAATCGTTCAAAATTTCTTCCAGAAACTTTTCATCTTTAATTAATGGCTGAAGTGCATTTGCGAGCTGCCAAAGATTCCATTGAGAAATTTGACCCTGTTTTCCGAAAGCATACCTTCTTCCCGGCAGATCGGTTGTATTTGGAGTAAAATTCAAGTTGTATTCATCCATCATCGAATAAGGTCCGTAATCAATCGTCAAACCCAGAACCGACATATTATCGGTATTCATTACACCATGAACAAATCCTACTCTGTACCATTCGACCATAAGATCGGCAGTTCTTCTGCAGACATTTTCAAAAAAATCTTTATATTTTTGAACACCTTCTGAAGTTATTTCTTTAAAATAATTTTCGATAGTGAAATCGGCAAGCTCCTGTAAAGTTTTATATTCTTGCTGGGCAGACATTAATTCAAAATGCCCAAAACGAAGAAAGCTTTCAGCAGTTCTGATTACGACGGCTCCTTTTTCATCTTGAGGATTTCCGTTGTACATCATGTCTCTTACTACATCTTCTCCTGTAAAAGCTAAGCTTAAAGCCCTTGTTGTAGGGATTCCCAAATGAAACATGGCTTCACTCATCAGATATTCACGAACGGAGGATCGTAAAACAGCTCTTCCGTCGGCGTGTCTTGAGTAGGGTGTTGCTCCTGATCCTTTCCATTGGATTTCTGTTTTTTTACCTGAATTATTGGTGATTTCTCCTGCAAGAATTGCTCTTCCGTCTCCCAATTGCCCGGCCCAGTTTCCAAACTGATGTCCGGCGTATGCGGTGGAATATGTCTTTACATTTTCGGGAAGATTGTTTCCGACTAAAAATCCTAGATCTTTTTCTTCAAATTTTCCAAGCCCGATTTCTTCTGAAAGTTTTTCATTAAACGCAATCATCTTCGGGTGATCAAAACCAGCGGGTTCAATGGTAGAGAATAAAACTTTTGGAGTATTTCTCTGCATTGGGTTCCCGGAAAAATCTCCCGGAAATATTTTTATAAAGGGTTGTTTGATGTTTTCAATATTCATACTTCAAAGGTATTAATTATAAAGAAAAGACCTTCCAAATGATTGAAAGGTCTTGTATATTTCTAAAAGAGAATTTATTTATTATTGAAATCTATATCGTCACCTGTGTTCAGATTTTCATTCGCATTCTCTTCTTTTTTACCTGGACTTTTTGGTCCGCTCGGTTCTGCCGGTTTAGGGTTTTTAATTTCGTCGATTGTCTGCAAACCATCATCGTCTCCATAGCCAGCGCCTAATCCTTTAAGGTTGGAACATCCGTCTTTCCATTCGGAAGGTTTTACAAACTTATCATCAGGTGAAATTCCCAAATTTTTATCAGCCCAGACTTTTTTCATAAAGATAGCCCAGATTGGCAGCGCCATTTTTGCCCCCTGACCTTCACCTGTTCCTAAGAAGTGAGTTGCTCTGTCTTCCCATCCAACCCAAGCTCCGGTTGCCAGTTTAGGAACGATACCCATAAACCAACCATCAGAGTTATTCTGAGTTGTACCTGTTTTTCCGGCAATTTCTATATCTTTTGAAATTCCTTTTCTTCCTAATTCTCCTGAAGCTGTACCGAATTGCGCAACACCTTTCATTAACTCGATCATGGTGTAAGCATACAATGGGTTCATTACTTCTTTTGGATTCACATTTACTTCTTTTATTACTCTTCCGTTGGCATCTTCAATTCTCCAGATCATTTCAGGTTTGTTGTAGTTACCATAGTTGGCAAAAGTACTGTAAGCGCCCACCATTTCGTAGATTGTAATGTCTGAAGAACCTAAAGCCATCGGTAAGCTTGTAGAAATATCTTCTGTTACACCAAGATCTCTTGCTGTCTGTATTACACTTTGTGTTCCTGTCATTTCTGCAAGACGTAATGCTACCGGGTTTTGTGAATGTGCTAAGGCATCTTTCAAGGTAAGCATTCCGCCTCTTCCTGGAACATGATAAGTCCCTTTATTGAAACTTGCATTTGAAACTACGGAACAAGGAGTCATACCCAGTTTCATAATAGCAGTTGCGTATACGAAAGGCTTAAATGTTGAACCAACCTGTCTCTTACCTTGTTTAATATGGTCATATTGGAAATGCTGCCAATCGATACCTCCTACCCAGGCTTTGATCTCTCCTGATCCTGGAGCAACTGACATTAATCCGGCTTGCGCTATTTGTTTATGCCATCTGATAGAATCCCAAGGTGACATTTCAACTTCTTCTTCTCCAGCCCAGGTAAAACGAGATGTTTTAATTGGTTTTTTGAATTCAAGCATAATAGAATCTTCAGAAACTCCTGCTGCTTTTAGTTGTTTATAACGTCCGGTTCTCTTCATTGCCTGAAGCATTACCCCATTGATTTGTGCATCATTTAAATAATAGAAAGGCCTGTTTTTTCTTCCTCTCTGTTCCGCATCAAATCTTTTTTGCAGATCTGTTAAATGTTCTCTGATTGATTCTTCTGCATATTTTTGCATTTTAGAATCAAGGGTTACATATATTTTTAAACCGTCTTTGTAAAGGTTTAATTTCTTACCGTTTTCTTTCTCATATTCTGTAAGATACTGATCAATTTCCTTTTTTAGATAAAACTTATAATAAGCTGAATAATCATCATTAATACTTTTGATAGGATGATAATCTAAAGTAACCGGAGTACCAGTTGCTTTATCAAAAGTTGCCTGATCGATGTAGCCTGTTTTTAACATTTGATCCAATACGACATCCCTTCTGGTTTTTGCTCTTTCAGGATTTCTCATCGGATTGTTTTTGACAGGGTTTTCAAGCATAGCAACAAACATTGCAGCCTCCGGTAATGTAAGTTCGGAAGTTTTTTTGTTGAAATAAATCTTCGAAGCCATTTCAATCCCGTTCGCGTTATACAAAAAGTCAAACTTGTTGAAATATAAAGTAACGATCTCTTCTTTTGTATATCTTTTCTCAAGGCTTACTGCAACCACCCATTCTTTCAGCTTTTGGAAAACTGCTTTCACTTTATTATCGGCTCTTTTCCCTGTAAAAAGTAATTTTGCCAACTGTTGGGTAATTGTAGAACCACCGCCTCTTCCGCCGCCGAAAACTACGGCTCTGGCAACAGACTGCAGATCAATTCCTGAGTGTTCTTTGAAACGTTCATCCTCTTTAGCCTGTAAAGCATATATTAAATAAGGAGGAAGATCTTTATAAATAATAGGCTGTGTTTTCTCTTTCTCAAATTTACCCAACACAACACCGTCTGAAGAAATAATTTGAGAGGCAACATAAATGTCGGGATTTTCCAGCTCTTTTACATCGGGCATTTCTCCAAGAAAACCTTGAGAAACGGCAAAGAAAAGTCCTGAAATTCCTAAAACTACAGCAATGAATCCGATCCAGATAAATTTAACCCATCTTTTCCAAGCGGTATTTTTCTTTTTGGGAGGAAGAGGGAAGGTCTTCCCTTTATTTCCTGTGTTTTTTTTGTTTTCTTCCATTTATGATTACGGTTTAGCCGTTTCTATTTTTACTCCAATGTCTTCAATTCCCGGAAGGATGTCGTTCCTCATGGCCTGAACCATGCTGATTTCATATTTTCCTTTTGCCGGAAACTGGTAATTCAGTTTATACTGAAATAAAGTCTCCTTCGTGTCACCAAATCCTGCACCAAGCCACTCTCCGTTTGGTTTTGCCAATACATAATTCAACGTATCGGTTTCTTTTTTCTTGTTTTGAAGATTGGTGAAATTGACAATGAACCTAATATTACTGTAAGGATAATTATTGTTATTTCTTACGACAAATATAATATTTTTAGGATTTTGCGGATCTGAAATTTCAAGATTAAATTTTTGTTCACTTTTCTTATTCCATTTATTATCAACAGAATTCATGATGACTTCTCCTTCTGAAGAAGAATTACAGCTAAAGAAAAGAATAAGAGTCAATAATCCTAAAATTTTACGCATTGTTGTCTTTTTTTGGAGGAAATTTCTTTTTGAATTTTTTCTTATTCGGGTTTGGTTTCTTCTCAGCATCAGAACCTTGTGCTGTTTCTACTTTTTCCACCTGGGCTTTTGGCTGTTGAGGCTTTTGCTGTCTTGGTTGATTGTTAGAATTAGCATTCGGGTTTGTATTCTCAGTTCTTACTGGACGTTCAGATTTATCAGAATTTTGTGGTCTGTCAGGTCTTGGTTTTCTTGAACCTTGAGCCTGCGCCTGATTGTTTTGATTATTATTCGGTCTGTTCTGATTTTGAGGCCTGTTTTTGTTGAACGCTTTGTTTTTCTTCTCGAATCTGTCAACACTGTTCTCTTGAATAAGATCGATCGTTTGCAACGGAACTTCAGGTTGTTTCAGATCTTCAAGAGGTGGAGTTCTTTCGCCTTTTTTGTTTTTTGCAATTAATTTTTTTACCAGATCGATATCAAAATCATACCAAGCCATAGAACTGTCTACATAAGCAAACCACATTTTCTTTTTGAAAACGTCGATTTTAATACAGAAGGCTCTTCCTTTTTCCGTATCCAACATTGTTGAAGAAGAAGGGAAATTACTTAATGCATCAAGATAGCTGTCTAATTCATAATTAAGACAGCATTTAAGTTTACCGCACTGTCCTGCAAGTTTTTGAGGATTGATGCTCAATTGCTGATATCTTGCCACGTTGGTGTTTACAGATCTGAAATCTGTTAACCATGTAGAACAGCAAAGCTCTCTTCCGCAAGATCCTATTCCGCCTACTTTTGCTGCTTCCTGTCTGAAACCGATCTGTTTCATGTCGATTTTTGTTCTGAAAGCACCTGCATATTCTTTAATCAACATTCTGAAATCTACACGATTGTCTGCTGTGTAATAGAATGTGACTTTCGATGCATCGCCTTGATATTCAACATCTGTGATCTTCATTTCAAGACCTAGTCGGTGGGCTATTTTTCGGGCGTCTATTTTTACGCTTTCTTCTTTTTTTCTGACTTCCTGCCAAACTTCTAAATCTTTTTGGTTGGCCTGTCTGTATATTTTAAGTGCCGATTCTTCAGAAGCTTTTTTCTTCTTCATCTGAATTTTCACTAGTTCTCCGGTGAGACTTACCACACCTACATCATGTCCGGGACTTGATTCTACTGTTACTACGCTACCTATATGTAATGGGATATTATTTACATTTTTAAAAAACGAATTTTCTGTCATTTTTAAATCTAACTTCCACAAAATCACACCTGTTGGGTGAAGGATTGTTGATGTTAGAAAGCCAGTCAAAAACACTTAATTTATAACTATTACCACAGGTATTTACATTTTCACAGCCATTCGCGGTTTTCTTGGGTCCGCAAGAATGTGCAGAATCGCCGGATGTTTTACATCCACAACTCATATATTATATATTTAATCTTGCAAATTTATAATTTTTTATCTTTATGCAATTCTAAAATAATCAAATATTCCGAAACATCATTGTTTAATATTAAACAAGTGATAAGATTATCAGATTAAATTCTATTAATGCCTTAATAGTTATCTGTTTAAGTGCTTTTTTCGTGAAAGTGTTATTTTAAACATAATTTTCTTTACTTATATTGTTTAAAATTTTATGATTTATTAACAGATGTAACTAAAATAATTTTATATTTGGGTTATATAATAATGGTCTATGAAAAAAATATTAGTATCAACTGCATTATTGGCAGGTGTTCTATCTTATGCGGGAGGCTTCAGGGTTTCTCTGCAAGGGGTAAAGCAATTGGCAATGGCGCATACCAGTGCGCATGCTGAAGATGCAAGTGTGGCATTCTTTAATCCTGCGGGTATGTCATTCATTCCTTCAAAACTTAGTATTGTTGCGGGAGGATTTGGAGCGAGTAACAAAGTTACTTTTCAGAATTTAAACACTTTGCAAAGTACACACACGGATAATCCGATGGGGACACCTCTCTATGCGGCAATTACTTATAAACCGATGGATAAATTATCAGTTGGTTTTAGTTTTACCACTCCTTTTGGAAGTACTGTTGAATGGCCGAGCAATTGGGAAGGAAAAGAAATGGTTCAGAAACTTGAACTGAAAAGTTTCTATTTCCAACCTATGGTTTCATATAAATTTAATGATTGGTTGGCTTTTGGAGCAAGTTATATCTATGCAAAAGGAAATGTAAATTGGGATAAAGCTATTACTCAATTCGGAGGACAGCTTAATCTTGATAGCAAAGCAAGCGGACACGGTTATGGATTTGGATTCTATTTCAGACCAGATCCGAAATTGGATGTAAGTATTGCTTACCGTTCGCCGGTTGATATGAAAGCTAAAGACGGAACAGCTACATTTAAATTCCCTTCAGCTTCTATTTATCCATTGTTAGGTTTAGATGCATCAAAGGGAACAGACAGTTTTTCGGCAACTTTACCTTTGGTAGAAGAATATACAATAGGGTTAACATATAAAATTACTCCGAAATGGTTGATTTCAGGTGACTTCAACTATCACGGATGGTCTAGATACAGCAAGCTGACTTTGGATTTTGCAACTGCTCCTGTTGGAAATCAGGCAGATCCTACGCTTTCTGTTTCTCCTAAAAACTTTAGAAATTCTAAAACTGTAAGATTAGGAACTCAATATGCCTTCTCTAATATGATTTATGGACGTCTTGGTGCATATTATGATGAATCTCCTTATTCTGATGACAACTTTATTCCTGAAACTCCTTCATTCAATACTTATGTTGTAACAGGTGGTGTTGGATTTAAGTTGAAACAATTCGGAGTTGACATTGCGGGAGGTTATGCAATGCCACAGACAAGAAATGTGAATAATAAAGCTCTTGGCTTTTATGGACAGGCTAAGGCTACAGCGTTCTATTTAGGTTTAGGTTTATCTTACAACCCTTTTTAATTGAAGACTATGAAAAAAATTATAATTTCTACATTCGCTATTTCTGCGCTTCTTTTTACAACGAGCTGCGAGGATGATTTCGATACAGATGTACAGGATGTCGTTGTGACTTCAGGAGAAGCAAATTTCAAAAATTATGTTTCTATAGGGAATTCACTGACCTCAGGGTATAGAGATAATGCTTTATATATTGATGGGCAGAATGAATCTTATCCTAATATTATTGCAGGACAGATGAAACTTGCAGGTGGAGGAAACTTCGTGCAACCATTAATGGCTGATAATAATGGTGGTTTAGTATTAGCAGGAACCGTGATTCAGGCTACTAAGCTTTATATTAAATCATTTACAAATGGTTCTCCGGACATTACAAATGTTGCAGGAACACCTACAACAAGTGTTTTGACTAAAATCACGGGTCCTCTAAACAATTTTGGAGTTCCGGGTGCAAAATCATTTCATTTAGTAGCTCCAAACTATGGAAATCCTTCAGGAATTTTATTGGGAACAGCGAATCCTTATTATGCAAGGTTTTCTTCAAGCAATACTTCGTCTGTTGTAGATGATGCAGTAGCAAAAAGCCCTACATTCTTTTCTTACTGGATCGGAAATAATGATGTTTTAAGCTATGCAACTAATGGAGGTACAAACTCAACTACTGTTGGTGGAGTTACAACTTACACTCCCGCAACAGTACAAACCAGCGTAGATGCTACTACTTATAAGCCTAATGATATTTCCAGCCCAGCTCTTGTTGCGGGTGCGATAAAGGCAGGTTTAGACAAATTAAAAGCTGGAGGTGCTACAAAAGGAGTTATTGCAAATATCCCTTATGTTACATCTATTCCGTTTTTTACAACAGTGCCTTATAATCCTTTGACTCCTGCTGCTTTAGGCGCGAATCTAACGACTTTGAATACGAATTTGTATGGGCCATTAAAACAAGCTTTAACAGCCTTCGGAGCTGGAGACAGAATTAATTTACTTTCTTCTACATCTTCAAATCCTGTTTTAATAAAGGATGTTTCTTTACCTAATTTATCTGCACAGCTTACGGCTGCTCTTACTCCTTCATTGGGTCTTCCTACGGCAACTGCTTTTGGGCAGATTTACGGTCAGGCTAGACAAACAACAGTAGATGATTATATTCTTCTTACTTCAAGATCTGTAATTGGAACTACTGTGACGGGAGCTCCTTCGCCGGTTAATGTGTATGGAATTTCTTACCCATTGGAAAATCAGCATGTTTTATCTAAAACAGAAGCAGCTGCGGTAAAAACGGCAGTAGATGCTTATAATACAGCAATCAGAGGATTGGCAGATTCTTACGGATTGGCATTCGTAGATGCAAACAATAAAATGGTTGATCTAAATTCTCAATCAGGAATTTCTTGGGACGGAGTGAAATATACTGCAAAGTTTGTTACGGGGGGTACTTTCTCACTAGACGGAGTTCACCTTACAGGTAGAGGATATGCTATCGTTGCCAATGAATTTATTAAATCAATTAATAAGAAGTATAGATCTACAC
Proteins encoded in this region:
- a CDS encoding protein adenylyltransferase SelO; this encodes MNIENIKQPFIKIFPGDFSGNPMQRNTPKVLFSTIEPAGFDHPKMIAFNEKLSEEIGLGKFEEKDLGFLVGNNLPENVKTYSTAYAGHQFGNWAGQLGDGRAILAGEITNNSGKKTEIQWKGSGATPYSRHADGRAVLRSSVREYLMSEAMFHLGIPTTRALSLAFTGEDVVRDMMYNGNPQDEKGAVVIRTAESFLRFGHFELMSAQQEYKTLQELADFTIENYFKEITSEGVQKYKDFFENVCRRTADLMVEWYRVGFVHGVMNTDNMSVLGLTIDYGPYSMMDEYNLNFTPNTTDLPGRRYAFGKQGQISQWNLWQLANALQPLIKDEKFLEEILNDYGSYFWESHDKMLCKKFGFDQLLPSDEKFFTNWQSLMQDLQLDYTLFFNQLEKRDDKTDLKAQFENVSYTFLNEKDISILEDFIKSYHSRLEKNTISKEESLEVMKKANPKFILRNYLLYQCIEEINIGKTEMLDKLTKALENPYEEIYPEFSAKRPSNYDDISGCSMLSCSS
- a CDS encoding G-D-S-L family lipolytic protein; protein product: MKKIIISTFAISALLFTTSCEDDFDTDVQDVVVTSGEANFKNYVSIGNSLTSGYRDNALYIDGQNESYPNIIAGQMKLAGGGNFVQPLMADNNGGLVLAGTVIQATKLYIKSFTNGSPDITNVAGTPTTSVLTKITGPLNNFGVPGAKSFHLVAPNYGNPSGILLGTANPYYARFSSSNTSSVVDDAVAKSPTFFSYWIGNNDVLSYATNGGTNSTTVGGVTTYTPATVQTSVDATTYKPNDISSPALVAGAIKAGLDKLKAGGATKGVIANIPYVTSIPFFTTVPYNPLTPAALGANLTTLNTNLYGPLKQALTAFGAGDRINLLSSTSSNPVLIKDVSLPNLSAQLTAALTPSLGLPTATAFGQIYGQARQTTVDDYILLTSRSVIGTTVTGAPSPVNVYGISYPLENQHVLSKTEAAAVKTAVDAYNTAIRGLADSYGLAFVDANNKMVDLNSQSGISWDGVKYTAKFVTGGTFSLDGVHLTGRGYAIVANEFIKSINKKYRSTLPQVDPNNYSGIRFP
- a CDS encoding gliding motility lipoprotein GldH; translation: MRKILGLLTLILFFSCNSSSEGEVIMNSVDNKWNKKSEQKFNLEISDPQNPKNIIFVVRNNNNYPYSNIRFIVNFTNLQNKKKETDTLNYVLAKPNGEWLGAGFGDTKETLFQYKLNYQFPAKGKYEISMVQAMRNDILPGIEDIGVKIETAKP
- a CDS encoding transglycosylase domain-containing protein; this translates as MEENKKNTGNKGKTFPLPPKKKNTAWKRWVKFIWIGFIAVVLGISGLFFAVSQGFLGEMPDVKELENPDIYVASQIISSDGVVLGKFEKEKTQPIIYKDLPPYLIYALQAKEDERFKEHSGIDLQSVARAVVFGGGRGGGSTITQQLAKLLFTGKRADNKVKAVFQKLKEWVVAVSLEKRYTKEEIVTLYFNKFDFLYNANGIEMASKIYFNKKTSELTLPEAAMFVAMLENPVKNNPMRNPERAKTRRDVVLDQMLKTGYIDQATFDKATGTPVTLDYHPIKSINDDYSAYYKFYLKKEIDQYLTEYEKENGKKLNLYKDGLKIYVTLDSKMQKYAEESIREHLTDLQKRFDAEQRGRKNRPFYYLNDAQINGVMLQAMKRTGRYKQLKAAGVSEDSIMLEFKKPIKTSRFTWAGEEEVEMSPWDSIRWHKQIAQAGLMSVAPGSGEIKAWVGGIDWQHFQYDHIKQGKRQVGSTFKPFVYATAIMKLGMTPCSVVSNASFNKGTYHVPGRGGMLTLKDALAHSQNPVALRLAEMTGTQSVIQTARDLGVTEDISTSLPMALGSSDITIYEMVGAYSTFANYGNYNKPEMIWRIEDANGRVIKEVNVNPKEVMNPLYAYTMIELMKGVAQFGTASGELGRKGISKDIEIAGKTGTTQNNSDGWFMGIVPKLATGAWVGWEDRATHFLGTGEGQGAKMALPIWAIFMKKVWADKNLGISPDDKFVKPSEWKDGCSNLKGLGAGYGDDDGLQTIDEIKNPKPAEPSGPKSPGKKEENANENLNTGDDIDFNNK
- a CDS encoding OmpP1/FadL family transporter — encoded protein: MKKILVSTALLAGVLSYAGGFRVSLQGVKQLAMAHTSAHAEDASVAFFNPAGMSFIPSKLSIVAGGFGASNKVTFQNLNTLQSTHTDNPMGTPLYAAITYKPMDKLSVGFSFTTPFGSTVEWPSNWEGKEMVQKLELKSFYFQPMVSYKFNDWLAFGASYIYAKGNVNWDKAITQFGGQLNLDSKASGHGYGFGFYFRPDPKLDVSIAYRSPVDMKAKDGTATFKFPSASIYPLLGLDASKGTDSFSATLPLVEEYTIGLTYKITPKWLISGDFNYHGWSRYSKLTLDFATAPVGNQADPTLSVSPKNFRNSKTVRLGTQYAFSNMIYGRLGAYYDESPYSDDNFIPETPSFNTYVVTGGVGFKLKQFGVDIAGGYAMPQTRNVNNKALGFYGQAKATAFYLGLGLSYNPF